In one window of Pseudobythopirellula maris DNA:
- a CDS encoding M24 family metallopeptidase has protein sequence MADIEIDLQACRDRQQRLVAEMQRLSCDLCVLTRMESVQWLTGARVGPLFSPTASIDLDGRVTLVLPGRKVDTPAAADQVVGYEEKRLSTMCDANEQVQASLDALFSHFVGAPEKIGCEFTSAPMKLSSVGSGEWLDIDALMFRLRRKKDAYELALMARANEANRAMYERAREIIEPGLSELDLYSELHRVAVAELGETLTYFGQDFRANARGGAPRNRKAQAGELWILDLGVGLRGYHTDNARTIAVSEPTDEQQQAWDEIAAVFPMIEQRVKPGVSCREVFDESKQMLAPAEPWLFNHHLGHGVGLAPHEGPHLNPNWDDTFEPGDYFTAEPGLYHEDLKHGIRLEQNYVVTETGVELLTDWPLGLK, from the coding sequence ATGGCTGACATTGAAATCGACCTCCAGGCTTGCCGCGATCGCCAGCAGCGACTCGTGGCCGAGATGCAACGCCTCTCTTGTGATCTGTGCGTGCTTACCCGCATGGAGTCGGTTCAGTGGCTCACCGGCGCAAGGGTCGGGCCGCTCTTCAGTCCCACCGCATCGATCGATCTCGACGGTCGTGTGACGCTCGTGCTGCCGGGTCGCAAGGTCGACACACCCGCCGCCGCCGACCAAGTGGTTGGCTACGAGGAGAAGCGTCTGTCAACCATGTGCGACGCTAACGAGCAGGTGCAGGCGAGTCTCGACGCGCTGTTCAGCCATTTTGTTGGCGCGCCAGAGAAGATCGGCTGTGAATTCACCTCGGCGCCGATGAAGCTCTCCTCGGTGGGGAGTGGCGAATGGCTCGATATCGACGCCTTGATGTTCCGCCTGCGGCGAAAGAAAGACGCCTACGAGCTGGCGCTGATGGCGCGGGCGAACGAGGCGAACCGGGCGATGTACGAGCGGGCCCGCGAGATCATCGAGCCGGGTCTCAGCGAGCTCGACCTCTACAGCGAGCTGCACCGCGTGGCGGTGGCCGAACTGGGCGAGACGCTCACTTACTTTGGCCAAGACTTCCGGGCGAATGCCCGCGGGGGCGCCCCTCGCAATCGCAAGGCCCAGGCGGGCGAGTTGTGGATACTCGATCTGGGGGTCGGCCTTCGTGGCTACCATACCGACAACGCCCGCACGATCGCGGTCTCCGAGCCCACGGACGAGCAGCAGCAGGCGTGGGATGAAATCGCAGCGGTTTTTCCGATGATCGAGCAGCGGGTCAAGCCGGGGGTGAGCTGTCGCGAGGTGTTCGACGAGTCCAAGCAGATGCTGGCGCCCGCCGAGCCTTGGTTGTTCAATCATCATTTGGGGCACGGCGTGGGTTTGGCGCCGCACGAGGGGCCGCACCTCAATCCCAACTGGGACGACACCTTCGAGCCAGGCGACTACTTCACTGCCGAGCCCGGCCTGTACCACGAGGACCTGAAGCACGGCATCCGGCTCGAGCAGAACTACGTGGTGACCGAGACCGGGGTCGAGCTGCTCACGGACTGGCCGCTCGGTCTGAAGTAA
- a CDS encoding carbon storage regulator gives MLVLSRKAGEKINIGEDITVEVRRVAGNRVTIALSAPRDVRILRGELSEAATEFEVDLPVQAAPSTAPPNEVGDDRPSSRPLAAFSGPRLSVPVDMAGSVDLTTGAGI, from the coding sequence ATGTTAGTGCTGAGCCGCAAAGCGGGTGAAAAAATCAATATTGGCGAAGACATCACCGTTGAGGTGCGTCGCGTCGCCGGCAATCGGGTCACGATCGCGCTGAGCGCGCCGCGTGACGTGCGGATCTTGAGAGGCGAACTCAGTGAGGCGGCGACCGAATTCGAGGTCGACTTGCCCGTCCAGGCCGCCCCCTCGACTGCCCCGCCGAACGAGGTCGGCGACGATCGCCCTAGCTCGCGCCCGCTGGCGGCATTCAGCGGGCCCCGCTTGAGCGTTCCCGTGGACATGGCGGGCTCGGTCGACCTGACCACCGGCGCCGGCATCTGA
- a CDS encoding esterase/lipase family protein: MHSTRHGKPASTRVLLAALLLAAPLVGCASQEQWIRPRSNSSHYVAIDPGRFFGHHDTLAPATLALLERKGLAGELSGDRFTLIHRLEAAAADEPLQDRERALSDLAYVSARNASHLESGQSLYSEALLHAHRCVKDASKSLKGGQTTLEFREATAIYNRAMRAWLAGLSGEDGLPAGARGPVPLPGRDCLYETVLMAQGWGPSDLDRYEFAGDYEIDGLKNHYSSEGLGAPLIAIRAPQDESLPSERFYPKKLCFPLTAYVRVVEPGDTTTLTQVAHQEPQGDLAYPDPLTTQHGQVRYVVELRDPTEAALAPIGGKVAPLATDLSTPLAYFLSQPEFREREISTIGLLNPGSVEKLQGVYLLERFDPDKIPVVLVHGLWSSPVTWMEMYNDLRSDPRIRDRFQFWFYLYPTGKPFWITAQQMREDLTGLRRSFDPSHAAPALDQMVLVGHSMGGLVSRLQTVDSGDRFWRLISDRNFEELVADEPTKSQLNDQYFFRPNPSVRRVVTIGTPHRGSEYSNGFTRWLGNKLIAAPMNLMARRRELFRDNPGFFNTKMAARHMTSIDSLSPNSPVLPALLDATPAPWVSYHNIIGRLEHEGVSKLYSEPGDGVVSLDSARLDGLPHLESQIYVPAEHVAIHRHDNSIAEVRRILLAHSHALQTLPYGATSAAAKLDQPHPMAPPTPGQGVRLTSVAVPESVAYETAGPQTNTPKTITGGVKQAGAAAYSSSASAGVPSPGGAGQALFGAPPSVR, encoded by the coding sequence TTGCATTCTACCCGGCACGGAAAGCCCGCCTCGACTCGCGTGCTGCTGGCGGCTTTGCTGCTCGCGGCGCCGCTGGTGGGCTGCGCGTCGCAAGAGCAGTGGATCCGCCCCCGCTCCAATTCTTCGCACTACGTCGCGATCGACCCAGGCCGTTTCTTTGGCCATCACGACACCCTTGCCCCGGCGACCCTCGCGCTGCTTGAACGCAAGGGCTTGGCCGGTGAGTTGAGTGGCGATCGGTTTACTCTCATTCACCGCCTCGAGGCCGCAGCGGCCGACGAGCCGCTCCAAGACCGTGAGCGAGCGCTGAGCGACCTGGCCTACGTGAGCGCCCGGAACGCGTCGCACCTCGAGAGCGGCCAGTCGCTCTACAGCGAGGCTTTGTTGCACGCCCACCGCTGCGTGAAAGACGCCTCGAAGTCGCTTAAGGGGGGGCAGACCACCCTTGAGTTCCGCGAGGCCACGGCGATCTACAACAGGGCGATGCGCGCCTGGCTAGCCGGCCTGAGCGGCGAGGATGGCCTGCCGGCCGGCGCTCGCGGACCGGTCCCTTTGCCGGGGCGCGACTGCCTCTACGAGACCGTCCTGATGGCCCAAGGCTGGGGCCCTAGCGATCTCGACCGCTACGAGTTCGCCGGCGACTACGAGATCGACGGCCTCAAGAACCATTACAGCTCCGAGGGTCTCGGGGCGCCGTTGATCGCGATCCGCGCCCCGCAGGACGAGAGCCTGCCGAGCGAACGCTTCTATCCCAAGAAGCTTTGCTTCCCACTCACCGCCTACGTGCGGGTCGTCGAGCCCGGCGACACCACGACCCTGACGCAGGTCGCCCACCAGGAGCCGCAGGGCGACCTGGCCTATCCCGATCCACTCACCACGCAGCATGGGCAGGTTCGGTATGTCGTCGAGCTACGCGATCCGACCGAGGCGGCCCTGGCGCCGATCGGCGGCAAGGTGGCGCCGCTGGCGACCGACCTGAGCACGCCGCTCGCTTACTTCCTCTCGCAACCCGAGTTCCGCGAGCGTGAGATCTCGACCATCGGGCTGCTGAACCCCGGCAGCGTGGAGAAGCTGCAGGGGGTGTACCTGCTCGAACGTTTTGACCCCGATAAAATCCCCGTCGTGCTCGTCCATGGCTTGTGGTCGAGCCCGGTGACGTGGATGGAGATGTACAACGACCTGCGGAGCGACCCACGGATCCGCGACCGGTTCCAGTTCTGGTTCTACCTCTACCCGACTGGCAAGCCGTTCTGGATCACGGCCCAGCAGATGCGCGAGGACCTTACCGGCCTGCGGCGGTCGTTCGACCCGAGCCACGCGGCCCCGGCGCTCGACCAGATGGTGCTAGTAGGCCACAGCATGGGGGGCCTCGTCTCGCGGCTGCAAACGGTCGACAGCGGCGACAGATTCTGGCGGCTCATCAGCGACCGCAACTTTGAGGAGCTCGTCGCCGACGAGCCAACGAAGTCGCAGTTGAACGATCAATATTTCTTCCGCCCCAACCCCTCGGTGCGGCGGGTGGTGACGATCGGCACCCCGCATCGCGGCAGCGAGTACTCGAACGGCTTCACCCGCTGGCTAGGCAACAAGCTGATCGCGGCGCCGATGAACCTCATGGCGCGGCGGCGCGAGTTGTTCCGCGACAACCCGGGCTTCTTCAACACAAAGATGGCGGCGCGGCACATGACGAGCATTGACTCGCTCTCGCCCAACTCGCCGGTGCTCCCCGCCTTGCTAGACGCCACCCCAGCGCCGTGGGTCAGCTACCACAACATCATCGGACGCCTGGAGCACGAGGGCGTTAGCAAGCTCTACAGCGAGCCGGGCGACGGCGTGGTTTCGCTCGACAGCGCGCGGCTCGATGGCCTGCCGCACCTCGAATCGCAAATCTACGTGCCGGCCGAGCACGTGGCGATCCACCGTCACGACAACAGCATCGCCGAGGTCCGCCGGATCTTGCTGGCCCACTCCCACGCGCTGCAAACGCTTCCTTATGGAGCAACGTCCGCGGCCGCCAAGTTGGACCAGCCGCACCCGATGGCGCCACCAACCCCGGGGCAGGGGGTGCGGCTCACCTCGGTCGCCGTGCCTGAGAGCGTTGCGTATGAAACCGCCGGGCCCCAAACCAACACGCCTAAGACCATCACGGGTGGCGTCAAGCAAGCCGGCGCTGCGGCCTACAGCAGCAGCGCCTCCGCAGGCGTTCCGTCGCCGGGCGGGGCAGGGCAGGCGTTGTTCGGGGCGCCGCCGTCGGTCCGCTGA
- a CDS encoding carbon storage regulator, with product MLVLTRKQQESIQIGEDVTITILRTKGKTVRLGIEAPRGVSVLRGELVAGRDNDDTQAGAGKEPQALSIELEETEGDHDAAETAESEVQFSRVSRSRVATILPEVLGESGPLRSMLDRRSAMAS from the coding sequence ATGTTGGTGCTCACACGGAAGCAGCAGGAATCGATTCAAATTGGCGAGGACGTGACCATCACGATCCTCCGGACCAAGGGCAAGACCGTGCGGCTGGGTATCGAGGCGCCGCGAGGCGTTTCGGTCTTGCGAGGCGAGTTAGTAGCGGGTCGAGACAACGACGACACGCAAGCCGGCGCGGGCAAAGAGCCGCAGGCCTTGTCGATCGAGCTCGAGGAGACCGAGGGCGACCACGACGCGGCCGAGACCGCCGAGTCCGAGGTGCAGTTCAGCCGCGTTTCGAGGTCGCGCGTCGCGACGATACTCCCCGAGGTGCTCGGCGAATCGGGACCGCTGCGATCGATGCTCGACCGCCGCAGCGCGATGGCGTCCTGA
- a CDS encoding UvrB/UvrC motif-containing protein — protein MLQLRVDMGLLQMELVGRPDGVRPEGFDTYYDYLIASAFEEGEDFLLTAERCVEIDREFVQFYHRRVAWLSLREYRQAILDADHTLALMSFSTAHAPDEHWAELHEQYRPLVLFHRTQAGALAGVSERNPRAAVVSIDRGLHDLREVFRHQGLADEFDQDELIVKLKDMKSALATQFDSQPSLDEQLAEAVASEQYELAAELRDRIADGQRTIG, from the coding sequence GTGCTCCAGTTGCGTGTCGACATGGGCCTTCTGCAGATGGAGCTCGTGGGCCGGCCCGATGGCGTCCGTCCCGAGGGATTCGACACCTACTACGACTACCTCATCGCCTCGGCCTTTGAGGAGGGCGAGGACTTCTTGCTCACCGCCGAACGCTGCGTCGAGATCGATCGCGAGTTCGTTCAGTTCTACCACCGCCGTGTGGCTTGGTTGTCGTTGCGTGAGTACCGGCAAGCGATCCTCGACGCCGATCACACGCTGGCGCTGATGAGCTTCAGCACAGCCCACGCCCCCGACGAGCACTGGGCCGAGTTGCACGAACAGTACCGTCCGCTGGTGCTGTTCCACCGCACTCAGGCAGGCGCCTTGGCGGGGGTGAGCGAGCGCAACCCCCGCGCCGCGGTCGTGTCGATCGACCGGGGGCTCCACGACCTGCGCGAGGTGTTCCGCCACCAAGGTCTCGCCGATGAGTTCGACCAGGACGAACTGATCGTCAAGCTCAAGGACATGAAGAGCGCCCTAGCCACGCAGTTCGACTCCCAGCCTTCGCTCGATGAGCAACTCGCCGAGGCGGTTGCGAGCGAACAGTACGAACTGGCCGCCGAGCTGCGTGACCGTATCGCCGACGGCCAGCGTACGATCGGCTGA
- the arfB gene encoding alternative ribosome rescue aminoacyl-tRNA hydrolase ArfB — protein sequence MQRDLYINERITIPRGELRFSFARSAGPGGQNVNKLNTKAVLRWSVATSAVLPNDVRRRLQQSFASRLTNDGELVIASDRNREQGRNVADCVERLRAMVLSAASPPRKRRPTRPTRSSNESRLSSKRAHAKKKERRRRPESD from the coding sequence ATGCAGCGTGACTTGTACATCAACGAGCGGATCACGATCCCCCGCGGCGAGTTGCGGTTCAGTTTCGCGCGCAGCGCGGGGCCTGGAGGGCAGAACGTCAACAAGCTCAACACGAAAGCCGTGTTGCGTTGGTCGGTAGCCACCAGCGCGGTGCTGCCCAACGACGTCCGCCGCCGCTTGCAGCAGAGCTTCGCCAGTCGCTTGACGAACGATGGCGAACTGGTCATTGCGTCTGATCGCAACCGTGAGCAGGGTCGCAACGTGGCGGATTGCGTCGAGCGCCTGCGTGCGATGGTCCTCTCAGCGGCTTCGCCCCCTCGGAAGCGCCGGCCGACGCGGCCAACCCGTTCGTCGAACGAGTCGCGGCTCAGCAGCAAGCGGGCTCACGCCAAAAAGAAAGAGCGGCGTCGTCGCCCTGAGAGCGACTGA
- a CDS encoding ferritin-like domain-containing protein — protein MAASREEIIQLLTTAYRMELETVMNYISQSINLDGVRAEEIKKSLAGDVAEETMHATLLGKRIKQLGGFIPGSADLEFGSQIQPSKKTTDVVAAIKAVIDAEQKACDHYKAVIRATDGEDYVTQDLCIRLLSDEEEHLILFQGFLKEYEG, from the coding sequence ATGGCCGCTTCACGCGAAGAGATCATCCAACTGCTCACCACCGCCTACCGCATGGAGCTGGAGACGGTGATGAACTACATCTCGCAGAGCATCAATCTCGACGGCGTTCGCGCCGAGGAGATCAAGAAATCGCTCGCCGGCGACGTGGCCGAGGAGACGATGCACGCCACGCTCCTGGGCAAGCGGATCAAGCAGCTGGGGGGCTTCATCCCGGGCTCGGCCGACCTGGAGTTCGGCAGCCAGATCCAGCCGTCGAAGAAGACGACCGACGTGGTGGCCGCGATCAAAGCGGTGATCGACGCCGAGCAAAAGGCATGCGATCACTACAAGGCGGTGATCCGCGCGACCGACGGCGAGGACTACGTGACACAGGATCTCTGCATCCGGCTGCTCTCCGACGAAGAGGAGCACCTGATCCTATTCCAAGGCTTCCTCAAAGAGTACGAGGGTTGA
- a CDS encoding response regulator, whose amino-acid sequence MSHRVVIADDHPAIRVGVRSALANEAWEIVGEACDGEEAYGLVSQLQPDILLTDVRMAPVDGLDCLARMRASGLRTPVLVYTGYDNPTYVARAHALGAAGFLLKTVSLDELRSAMLTVASGGACWTKGEMRRLTGALAAERLEGSDGAPLTRRESEVLKQLAHGLSNKEIALALGISYETVKEHVQHILRKIGVSDRTQAAVWAVRRDLV is encoded by the coding sequence ATGTCACACCGCGTAGTGATCGCCGACGACCATCCGGCGATACGAGTCGGTGTCCGAAGCGCTCTGGCGAACGAGGCTTGGGAGATCGTTGGCGAGGCGTGCGACGGTGAGGAGGCCTACGGGCTGGTCTCGCAGTTGCAGCCCGACATATTGCTTACCGACGTACGCATGGCGCCGGTCGACGGGCTCGATTGCCTGGCGCGGATGCGAGCCAGCGGCCTGCGGACGCCGGTGTTGGTCTACACCGGCTACGACAACCCGACCTATGTCGCGAGGGCCCATGCCCTCGGCGCGGCCGGCTTCTTGCTCAAGACCGTCTCGCTCGACGAGTTGCGATCGGCGATGCTCACCGTGGCGAGCGGCGGCGCCTGCTGGACCAAAGGGGAAATGCGCCGTCTCACCGGCGCGTTGGCGGCCGAGCGGCTCGAGGGGAGCGACGGCGCGCCGCTCACACGTCGCGAGAGCGAGGTGCTCAAGCAATTGGCCCACGGCCTGAGCAACAAGGAAATCGCCCTGGCCCTCGGCATCAGCTACGAGACGGTCAAAGAGCACGTGCAGCACATCTTGCGCAAGATCGGCGTTTCCGATCGCACGCAGGCGGCCGTATGGGCGGTGCGCCGCGACTTGGTCTGA
- a CDS encoding sugar phosphate isomerase/epimerase family protein, with the protein MNQTTTFRWSFDEDLHYYRLHGFKGIGVWRRKLLDFGVERGVELLGESGLSVSNLTWAGGFTGIDGLSLAESIADAHEAIRLAKRIHAGRLVVYPGGRNGHTLRHARRLLIEALGELTPLAETLGVTLAIEPMNPCCAQEWSFLTCLDETLDLIAEIGSDQLRVVYDTYHFPIDACPIARLADLAPKIAIVRLSDTASPHTIDQERCPLGEGHTPLGEIVVALREAGYDGWYDVQLSGPVIESAPYEELLAGSRRAFDALAIPTASAS; encoded by the coding sequence ATGAATCAGACAACGACCTTCCGATGGTCGTTTGACGAGGACTTGCACTACTACCGCCTTCACGGGTTCAAAGGGATCGGCGTTTGGCGTCGGAAGTTGCTTGACTTCGGTGTGGAACGGGGCGTTGAATTGCTCGGCGAGAGCGGTCTGAGCGTCTCGAATCTGACCTGGGCGGGTGGGTTCACGGGCATCGATGGGTTGTCGCTCGCTGAGAGCATCGCCGACGCACACGAGGCGATCCGTCTCGCCAAGCGGATCCACGCCGGCCGGCTCGTCGTTTATCCCGGTGGCCGGAACGGACACACATTGCGCCACGCCCGTCGCCTGCTTATCGAGGCGCTCGGCGAGCTCACCCCCCTGGCGGAAACGCTCGGCGTCACGCTCGCGATCGAACCGATGAACCCGTGCTGCGCCCAAGAGTGGAGTTTCCTCACTTGTCTGGATGAAACACTCGATTTGATCGCCGAGATTGGCAGCGACCAGTTGCGGGTGGTTTACGACACTTACCACTTTCCTATCGATGCTTGTCCGATCGCCCGCTTGGCGGACTTGGCTCCCAAGATCGCCATCGTTCGTTTGAGCGACACCGCGTCGCCCCACACGATCGACCAAGAGCGTTGCCCGCTGGGCGAGGGCCACACGCCGCTTGGCGAGATCGTAGTTGCGCTTCGCGAGGCGGGATACGACGGCTGGTACGACGTGCAGTTGAGCGGGCCGGTCATCGAATCGGCCCCCTACGAAGAGCTGCTCGCCGGCAGTCGACGGGCGTTCGATGCGCTCGCAATTCCAACGGCCAGCGCTTCCTGA
- a CDS encoding peroxiredoxin: protein MSVLVQKEAPDFTAQAVMPDGTFKELKLSDYRGQYTLLFFYPLDFTFVCPTEIIAFSDRNAEFARLGVQLLGVSVDSHYSHFAWREQPRSQGGIGPIEYPLVADLNKKIAADYDVLIDGGVALRGLFLVDKEGVVRHQVVNDLPLGRSVDEALRMVQALQYFEQNGEVCPANWKEGSNTIKPTIGESKTFFEAEYAEGA, encoded by the coding sequence ATGAGCGTATTGGTTCAAAAAGAGGCCCCCGATTTCACCGCCCAGGCCGTCATGCCGGACGGCACGTTCAAAGAGCTCAAGCTCTCGGACTACCGTGGGCAGTACACGCTGTTGTTCTTCTACCCGCTCGACTTCACGTTCGTTTGCCCGACCGAGATCATCGCGTTCTCCGACCGCAACGCGGAGTTCGCCCGTCTCGGAGTGCAGTTGCTCGGCGTGTCGGTCGACAGCCACTACTCGCACTTCGCCTGGCGTGAGCAGCCGCGCAGCCAAGGGGGCATCGGTCCGATCGAGTACCCGCTCGTGGCCGACCTGAACAAGAAGATCGCCGCCGATTACGACGTGCTGATCGACGGCGGCGTGGCGCTCCGGGGCCTGTTCTTGGTCGACAAGGAAGGCGTCGTGCGGCACCAGGTCGTCAACGACCTGCCGCTCGGCCGCAGCGTCGACGAGGCCCTGCGCATGGTCCAGGCCCTGCAGTACTTCGAGCAAAATGGCGAGGTCTGCCCCGCCAACTGGAAAGAAGGCTCGAACACGATCAAGCCGACCATCGGCGAGAGCAAGACCTTCTTCGAAGCCGAATACGCCGAAGGAGCCTGA
- the folE gene encoding GTP cyclohydrolase I FolE, producing MATTLSNQSSDSLNGDENACASEGPAQPSQPAAEVDREAIKDAVRTILKAVGEDPDRAGLVETPRRVADMYAEMFSGLHKQPSRHLQVVFPETYDELVLVSDIRFTSMCEHHLLPFSGVAHVGYMPNGKVTGLSKLARVVEEVARRPQVQERMTQQIADLIEKELNTNGVVVVVEAEHSCMSIRGVKKPGSMTLTSALRGVFKTCQATRAEVMSLINRPSR from the coding sequence ATGGCTACAACACTCTCCAATCAATCCAGCGACAGCCTCAACGGCGACGAGAACGCTTGCGCCAGCGAGGGCCCCGCCCAACCGAGCCAGCCGGCCGCTGAAGTCGACCGCGAGGCGATCAAGGACGCGGTTCGCACGATCCTCAAGGCGGTGGGCGAAGACCCCGACCGTGCGGGGCTCGTCGAAACGCCGCGCCGCGTGGCGGACATGTACGCCGAAATGTTCTCGGGGCTCCACAAGCAGCCCTCCCGGCACCTGCAAGTCGTCTTTCCCGAGACGTACGACGAGCTCGTGCTGGTAAGCGACATCCGCTTCACGAGCATGTGCGAACACCACCTGCTGCCCTTCAGTGGCGTGGCCCACGTGGGCTACATGCCCAACGGCAAGGTCACGGGCCTCAGCAAGCTGGCTCGGGTGGTCGAGGAAGTGGCCCGCCGCCCTCAGGTGCAAGAGCGGATGACCCAGCAGATTGCCGACCTGATCGAGAAAGAACTCAACACCAACGGCGTGGTCGTGGTGGTCGAGGCCGAGCACTCCTGCATGTCGATCCGCGGGGTCAAGAAGCCCGGCAGCATGACGCTGACCAGCGCGTTGCGGGGCGTGTTCAAGACGTGCCAAGCGACACGCGCCGAGGTGATGTCGCTCATCAACCGGCCGAGCCGCTGA
- a CDS encoding 6-pyruvoyl trahydropterin synthase family protein, with the protein MLIQKDYKFYAAHRNEELCDKCRNLHGHRYGVSCFFEVERQGALTTLFGDFDDKIEPHLKQNYDHGMLINGSDPLYATLRDHEQRTGEKFRLNVFSAPTTVENLAHKLFGEITEMGFRMQRIEVRETDTSVVTYTHKDWLADNRDPGRLGGEPAPQEA; encoded by the coding sequence ATGCTGATCCAAAAAGACTACAAGTTCTACGCCGCGCACCGCAACGAAGAGTTGTGCGACAAGTGCCGCAACCTGCACGGGCATCGCTACGGGGTGAGCTGCTTCTTCGAGGTCGAACGCCAAGGCGCTCTGACGACCCTGTTCGGCGATTTCGACGACAAGATCGAGCCGCACCTCAAGCAGAACTACGACCACGGGATGCTGATCAACGGCAGCGACCCGCTCTACGCCACGCTACGCGATCACGAGCAACGCACCGGCGAGAAGTTCCGGTTGAACGTCTTCTCGGCGCCGACCACAGTCGAAAACCTGGCTCACAAGCTGTTCGGCGAGATCACGGAGATGGGTTTCCGAATGCAGCGGATCGAGGTGCGTGAGACCGACACCTCGGTCGTCACCTACACGCACAAGGACTGGCTGGCCGACAACCGCGACCCCGGCCGCCTCGGCGGAGAGCCTGCCCCGCAAGAAGCCTGA
- a CDS encoding sigma-70 family RNA polymerase sigma factor, with the protein MNVSTADKYDCLAAGYRDASPTPIPADDFAAKRLKARAEELAKTEWSLISHPNFKAVDNPDSEELGELAQRIERGESVLEPIRPAGLPSHLARMCATPLLSQEEEHELFRRMNLHKHFANRLRAKLNPKRPSKRTVARIESHAERADLIRNHLIQANTRLVVSITKKYANAANDFDELLSQGITSLLRAIEKFDLERGYRFSTYATCAVRRDLYRMVTDHTRLAKRHGVAASDVLDNCAEEPQPEPLVSETHWKRVSRTLAEMMSALDERERSILVARFGLDREPSDNPRGGSKVSYSTLGKRLGISKERVRQLANRALEKLRDSAQDRRLEALLA; encoded by the coding sequence ATGAACGTATCGACAGCGGATAAGTACGACTGCCTTGCTGCGGGTTACCGCGACGCGTCTCCCACTCCGATCCCGGCGGATGATTTTGCTGCCAAACGGCTCAAGGCTAGGGCCGAGGAGCTCGCTAAAACGGAGTGGTCGCTGATATCGCACCCGAATTTCAAAGCGGTGGATAATCCTGATTCGGAAGAGCTTGGCGAGCTCGCCCAACGAATCGAGCGAGGAGAGTCGGTTCTCGAACCGATCCGTCCGGCGGGGCTCCCCTCTCATCTGGCCCGGATGTGCGCCACACCTTTGCTGAGCCAAGAGGAAGAGCACGAACTCTTCCGGCGGATGAATCTCCACAAGCACTTTGCGAATCGCTTGCGGGCGAAGCTCAACCCAAAGCGGCCTAGCAAGCGTACCGTTGCGCGAATCGAGAGCCACGCGGAGCGGGCGGACCTGATCCGCAATCATCTGATCCAGGCCAACACGCGGCTGGTTGTCTCGATCACGAAGAAGTACGCCAACGCCGCGAACGACTTTGACGAACTGCTCAGCCAAGGGATCACATCGCTGCTGCGTGCGATCGAGAAATTCGACCTGGAGCGCGGCTACCGGTTCAGCACCTACGCCACCTGCGCAGTGCGACGCGACTTGTATCGCATGGTCACGGACCACACACGGTTGGCCAAGCGCCACGGCGTGGCCGCTTCTGACGTGCTCGACAACTGCGCCGAGGAGCCCCAGCCCGAGCCGCTGGTCAGCGAAACGCATTGGAAACGAGTCAGCCGGACGTTGGCCGAGATGATGTCGGCTCTCGACGAGCGGGAACGCTCGATCCTCGTGGCGAGGTTCGGCCTCGATCGCGAGCCGAGCGACAACCCCCGGGGCGGGTCGAAGGTCTCTTACAGCACGCTCGGCAAGCGACTGGGGATCTCGAAAGAGCGGGTGCGGCAGCTGGCGAACCGCGCGCTCGAGAAGCTGCGTGATTCGGCCCAAGACCGGCGGCTCGAAGCCTTGCTCGCTTGA